In uncultured Bacteroides sp., the following proteins share a genomic window:
- a CDS encoding MFS transporter, whose product MKNRRRSPWAWIPTLYFAEGLPYVAVMTISVIMYKRLGISNTDIALYTSWLYLPWVIKPFWSPFVDLLKTKRWWIVTMQLLVGAGLAGIAFTIPMPNFFQTTLAIFWLVAFSSATHDIAADGFYMLALDVPQQALYVGIRSTFYRIATIFGQGVLIVLAGGLETWTGKVPFAWSITFFILSGLFIAFSLYHKFILPVPVTDKSTVGNVTAKNIFKEFFATFVTFFKKKQSVVAILFMLFYRLPEAQLVKLINPFLLDPLEKGGLGLTTAEVGIVYGTVGILGLTIGGIIGGVCASKGGLQRWLWPMAWSISLTCLTFVYLGYFQPQSLIIINICVFIEQFGYGFGFTAYMLFLIYYSDGEHKTAHYAICTAFMALGMMLPGMAAGWLQDHIGYEKFFVWVMICCAATIAVCAFVKIDPEYGKKKEEIESE is encoded by the coding sequence ATGAAGAATAGAAGAAGATCACCTTGGGCATGGATCCCGACTTTATACTTTGCAGAAGGTTTGCCTTATGTAGCTGTTATGACTATTTCGGTTATTATGTATAAGCGTTTAGGCATTTCTAATACAGATATTGCTTTATATACAAGCTGGTTATATTTGCCGTGGGTTATAAAACCTTTCTGGAGTCCATTTGTCGATCTGCTTAAGACTAAACGTTGGTGGATTGTTACCATGCAGCTTTTAGTTGGTGCCGGATTGGCTGGTATAGCCTTTACTATACCGATGCCCAACTTCTTCCAAACCACATTGGCAATTTTTTGGTTAGTTGCATTTAGTTCGGCAACCCATGATATTGCTGCCGATGGTTTTTATATGCTGGCACTTGATGTTCCACAGCAAGCATTGTATGTAGGCATTCGTAGTACTTTCTACAGAATTGCCACTATTTTTGGGCAAGGTGTGCTTATTGTACTGGCTGGTGGGCTTGAAACCTGGACTGGTAAGGTTCCCTTTGCCTGGTCTATTACTTTCTTTATTTTGAGTGGTCTTTTTATAGCATTTAGTCTCTATCATAAATTTATTCTTCCTGTTCCTGTAACAGATAAATCGACAGTTGGTAATGTGACTGCCAAAAATATCTTTAAAGAGTTTTTTGCAACATTTGTCACTTTCTTCAAGAAGAAACAATCTGTAGTTGCTATTCTTTTTATGTTGTTTTATCGTTTGCCTGAAGCTCAGTTAGTAAAACTGATAAATCCGTTTCTTCTTGATCCTCTTGAAAAAGGAGGACTGGGCCTTACTACTGCAGAAGTTGGTATAGTATATGGAACTGTGGGTATTCTGGGACTTACTATTGGTGGAATTATTGGAGGTGTATGTGCATCAAAAGGCGGCCTTCAGCGTTGGTTATGGCCAATGGCCTGGAGTATATCTCTAACCTGCCTTACTTTTGTATATCTGGGATACTTCCAGCCACAAAGTCTCATAATAATAAATATTTGTGTATTCATTGAGCAGTTTGGTTACGGCTTCGGCTTTACAGCCTACATGCTTTTCCTTATTTATTATTCTGATGGCGAGCATAAAACTGCACACTATGCAATTTGCACAGCATTTATGGCATTGGGAATGATGCTGCCGGGTATGGCTGCCGGATGGTTACAGGATCACATTGGTTATGAAAAATTCTTTGTTTGGGTTATGATTTGCTGTGCGGCAACCATTGCGGTTTGCGCATTTGTGAAGATTGATCCGGAATATGGAAAGAAAAAAGAAGAAATAGAATCTGAATAA